In Eriocheir sinensis breed Jianghai 21 chromosome 52, ASM2467909v1, whole genome shotgun sequence, one genomic interval encodes:
- the LOC126983048 gene encoding uncharacterized protein LOC126983048 isoform X8, producing the protein MCKCSFVLVACLALACLASAQQYGDYDQATGDGAAGTSARSTDSSLIFNHNQIVVNPGDPVNLDCGVRGESRYCIWESDNGQIYQVEDVYGNVYDGLSKPENTVGNECGIVINSADISHHGKWTCKVFVVGNSLLGSKNVVVTIKPTNPVLEIDSQRNLIVNSEEERPVVCSVAAARPAVAIRWYLGDTDITASAENEETPTDTGGIYKSVSTLRRHFQPMDNGKILMCSITHQTLSAPANTSVPVSVVFKPLEKPVTTFYQIQPGSDYDMKFNFSANPEPTKLEWQYGSNLDNPEGSVSIPGIQDRYSADLEDLGHGRYTAKLLIRGFTEQDAMKEYQLVAENEFGETRYRVKLSMHDAPQDGDSETSNHDKIPPSELSVSVFDETESNTLSGGAVAGIIIVLLVVVVAVVAAGYARYRQMFCFAPIGSPDLEEAKDIREEHSDTESARGPAAVRPITLKDRLGQLTQAFKKTKPDQDVKLDDLEKKSLTKDKMNKEMANKEYNPEEKEINILDE; encoded by the exons ATGTGCAAGTGTTCCTTTGTGCTCGTGGCCTGCTTGGCGCTGGCCTGCCTCGCCTCGGCTCAACAATACGGCGATTATGACCAAGCTACCGGCGATGGAGCGGCAGGCACCA GCGCTCGGAGTACAGACTCTTCGCTCATCTTCAACCATAACCAGATAGTCGTGAACCCCGGCGACCCCGTCAACCTGGACTGTGGAGTGCGGGGGGAGAGTCGCTACTGCATCTGGGAGAGTGACAACGGCCAGATCTACCAG GTGGAAGACGTGTACGGTAACGTGTATGACGGCCTCAGCAAGCCCGAGAACACGGTGGGCAACGAGTGCGGCATTGTCATCAACTCCGCGGACATCAGCCACCACGGGAAATGGACGTGCAAAGTTTTCGTGGTCGGGAACTCTCTGCTCGGCTCCAAGAACGTGGTAGTCACAA TCAAACCGACAAACCCAGTCCTGGAGATAGACAGCCAGAGGAACCTTATAGTGAACAGCGAGGAGGAGCGGCCCGTGGTGTGCTCGGTGGCGGCGGCGCGGCCAGCAGTGGCCATTCGGTGGTATCTCGGGGACACCGACATCACAGCCTCGGCGGAGAATGAGGAGACTCCAACTGACACAGGG GGCATCTACAAGAGTGTGTCTACCCTAAGAAGGCATTTCCAACCAATGGACAATGGAAAGATACTGATGTGCAGCATCACACACCAGACACTTTCCGCACCCGCTAATACCTCCGTCCCCGTCAGCGTTGTGT TCAAGCCACTTGAGAAGCCAGTTACAACATTCTACCAAATCCAACCTGGTAGTGATTATGACATGAAATTCAACTTCTCTGCAAACCCCGAGCCCACCAAACTGGAGTGGCAATATGGAAGCAATCTCGACAACCCAGAGGGCTCCGTCTCAATTCCTGGTATACAAGATCGCTATTCTGCAGATTTAGAG GATCTGGGCCATGGAAGGTACACAGCCAAGCTGCTAATTCGTGGCTTCACCGAACAAGATGCCATGAAAGAATATCAGCTCGTGGCGGAAAACGAATTTGGTGAAACTCGGTACAGAGTCAAGCTATCGATGCACGATGCTCCACAAG ATGGTGACTCTGAAACAAGCAACCATGACAAAATTCCACCCTCTGAGTTATCAGTGTCTGTTTTTGATGAGACCGAGTCAA ACACACTGAGCGGAGGAGCCGTGGCAGGCATCATCATTGTCctccttgtggtggtggtggctgtggtggcggcAGGCTATGCTCGCTACCGCCAGATGTTTTGCTTCG CTCCAATTGGTTCGCCTGATCTCGAGGAGGCAAAGGACATCCGGGAGGAACA CAGTGACACAGAGAGTGCAAGAGGCCCAGCTGCTGTCCGTCCCATCACACTCAAAGACAGACTTGGGCAGCTCACGCAGGCCTTCAAAAAAACAAAGCCTGATCAG GATGTGAAGTTggatgatcttgaaaagaaatccCTCACCAAAGATAAGATGAACAAGGAAATGGCTAACAAAGAATATAAtccagaggagaaagag atTAATATCCTTGACGAATAG
- the LOC126983048 gene encoding uncharacterized protein LOC126983048 isoform X4 encodes MCKCSFVLVACLALACLASAQQYGDYDQATGDGAAGTSARSTDSSLIFNHNQIVVNPGDPVNLDCGVRGESRYCIWESDNGQIYQVEDVYGNVYDGLSKPENTVGNECGIVINSADISHHGKWTCKVFVVGNSLLGSKNVVVTIKPTNPVLEIDSQRNLIVNSEEERPVVCSVAAARPAVAIRWYLGDTDITASAENEETPTDTGGIYKSVSTLRRHFQPMDNGKILMCSITHQTLSAPANTSVPVSVVFKPLEKPVTTFYQIQPGSDYDMKFNFSANPEPTKLEWQYGSNLDNPEGSVSIPGIQDRYSADLEDLGHGRYTAKLLIRGFTEQDAMKEYQLVAENEFGETRYRVKLSMHDAPQDGDSETSNHDKIPPSELSVSVFDETESNTLSGGAVAGIIIVLLVVVVAVVAAGYARYRQMFCFAPIGSPDLEEAKDIREEHSDTESARGPAAVRPITLKDRLGQLTQAFKKTKPDQDVKLDDLEKKSLTKDKMNKEMANKEYNPEEKELSEVTHLPEETNFSNTYCQVKSPYYEESQGRPLSNEILHTHPEGTFPEETILPQIKIEQNEFEMKEINILDE; translated from the exons ATGTGCAAGTGTTCCTTTGTGCTCGTGGCCTGCTTGGCGCTGGCCTGCCTCGCCTCGGCTCAACAATACGGCGATTATGACCAAGCTACCGGCGATGGAGCGGCAGGCACCA GCGCTCGGAGTACAGACTCTTCGCTCATCTTCAACCATAACCAGATAGTCGTGAACCCCGGCGACCCCGTCAACCTGGACTGTGGAGTGCGGGGGGAGAGTCGCTACTGCATCTGGGAGAGTGACAACGGCCAGATCTACCAG GTGGAAGACGTGTACGGTAACGTGTATGACGGCCTCAGCAAGCCCGAGAACACGGTGGGCAACGAGTGCGGCATTGTCATCAACTCCGCGGACATCAGCCACCACGGGAAATGGACGTGCAAAGTTTTCGTGGTCGGGAACTCTCTGCTCGGCTCCAAGAACGTGGTAGTCACAA TCAAACCGACAAACCCAGTCCTGGAGATAGACAGCCAGAGGAACCTTATAGTGAACAGCGAGGAGGAGCGGCCCGTGGTGTGCTCGGTGGCGGCGGCGCGGCCAGCAGTGGCCATTCGGTGGTATCTCGGGGACACCGACATCACAGCCTCGGCGGAGAATGAGGAGACTCCAACTGACACAGGG GGCATCTACAAGAGTGTGTCTACCCTAAGAAGGCATTTCCAACCAATGGACAATGGAAAGATACTGATGTGCAGCATCACACACCAGACACTTTCCGCACCCGCTAATACCTCCGTCCCCGTCAGCGTTGTGT TCAAGCCACTTGAGAAGCCAGTTACAACATTCTACCAAATCCAACCTGGTAGTGATTATGACATGAAATTCAACTTCTCTGCAAACCCCGAGCCCACCAAACTGGAGTGGCAATATGGAAGCAATCTCGACAACCCAGAGGGCTCCGTCTCAATTCCTGGTATACAAGATCGCTATTCTGCAGATTTAGAG GATCTGGGCCATGGAAGGTACACAGCCAAGCTGCTAATTCGTGGCTTCACCGAACAAGATGCCATGAAAGAATATCAGCTCGTGGCGGAAAACGAATTTGGTGAAACTCGGTACAGAGTCAAGCTATCGATGCACGATGCTCCACAAG ATGGTGACTCTGAAACAAGCAACCATGACAAAATTCCACCCTCTGAGTTATCAGTGTCTGTTTTTGATGAGACCGAGTCAA ACACACTGAGCGGAGGAGCCGTGGCAGGCATCATCATTGTCctccttgtggtggtggtggctgtggtggcggcAGGCTATGCTCGCTACCGCCAGATGTTTTGCTTCG CTCCAATTGGTTCGCCTGATCTCGAGGAGGCAAAGGACATCCGGGAGGAACA CAGTGACACAGAGAGTGCAAGAGGCCCAGCTGCTGTCCGTCCCATCACACTCAAAGACAGACTTGGGCAGCTCACGCAGGCCTTCAAAAAAACAAAGCCTGATCAG GATGTGAAGTTggatgatcttgaaaagaaatccCTCACCAAAGATAAGATGAACAAGGAAATGGCTAACAAAGAATATAAtccagaggagaaagag CTTTCTGAGGTCACCCACCTACCAGAGGAAACTAACTTTTCCAACACTTACTGCCAAGTTAAATCTCCTTACTATGAGGAAAGCCAAGGAAGACCGCTATCAAATGAGATTCTGCACACT CATCCGGAAGGAACATTTCCTGAAGAAACCATTTTACCACAGATCAAAATAGAACAAAATGAGTTTGAAATGAAAGAG atTAATATCCTTGACGAATAG
- the LOC126983048 gene encoding uncharacterized protein LOC126983048 isoform X5, producing MCKCSFVLVACLALACLASAQQYGDYDQATGDGAAGTSARSTDSSLIFNHNQIVVNPGDPVNLDCGVRGESRYCIWESDNGQIYQVEDVYGNVYDGLSKPENTVGNECGIVINSADISHHGKWTCKVFVVGNSLLGSKNVVVTIKPTNPVLEIDSQRNLIVNSEEERPVVCSVAAARPAVAIRWYLGDTDITASAENEETPTDTGGIYKSVSTLRRHFQPMDNGKILMCSITHQTLSAPANTSVPVSVVFKPLEKPVTTFYQIQPGSDYDMKFNFSANPEPTKLEWQYGSNLDNPEGSVSIPGIQDRYSADLEDLGHGRYTAKLLIRGFTEQDAMKEYQLVAENEFGETRYRVKLSMHDAPQDGDSETSNHDKIPPSELSVSVFDETESNTLSGGAVAGIIIVLLVVVVAVVAAGYARYRQMFCFAPIGSPDLEEAKDIREEHSDTESARGPAAVRPITLKDRLGQLTQAFKKTKPDQDVKLDDLEKKSLTKDKMNKEMANKEYNPEEKELSEVTHLPEETNFSNTYCQVKSPYYEESQGRPLSNEILHTINILDE from the exons ATGTGCAAGTGTTCCTTTGTGCTCGTGGCCTGCTTGGCGCTGGCCTGCCTCGCCTCGGCTCAACAATACGGCGATTATGACCAAGCTACCGGCGATGGAGCGGCAGGCACCA GCGCTCGGAGTACAGACTCTTCGCTCATCTTCAACCATAACCAGATAGTCGTGAACCCCGGCGACCCCGTCAACCTGGACTGTGGAGTGCGGGGGGAGAGTCGCTACTGCATCTGGGAGAGTGACAACGGCCAGATCTACCAG GTGGAAGACGTGTACGGTAACGTGTATGACGGCCTCAGCAAGCCCGAGAACACGGTGGGCAACGAGTGCGGCATTGTCATCAACTCCGCGGACATCAGCCACCACGGGAAATGGACGTGCAAAGTTTTCGTGGTCGGGAACTCTCTGCTCGGCTCCAAGAACGTGGTAGTCACAA TCAAACCGACAAACCCAGTCCTGGAGATAGACAGCCAGAGGAACCTTATAGTGAACAGCGAGGAGGAGCGGCCCGTGGTGTGCTCGGTGGCGGCGGCGCGGCCAGCAGTGGCCATTCGGTGGTATCTCGGGGACACCGACATCACAGCCTCGGCGGAGAATGAGGAGACTCCAACTGACACAGGG GGCATCTACAAGAGTGTGTCTACCCTAAGAAGGCATTTCCAACCAATGGACAATGGAAAGATACTGATGTGCAGCATCACACACCAGACACTTTCCGCACCCGCTAATACCTCCGTCCCCGTCAGCGTTGTGT TCAAGCCACTTGAGAAGCCAGTTACAACATTCTACCAAATCCAACCTGGTAGTGATTATGACATGAAATTCAACTTCTCTGCAAACCCCGAGCCCACCAAACTGGAGTGGCAATATGGAAGCAATCTCGACAACCCAGAGGGCTCCGTCTCAATTCCTGGTATACAAGATCGCTATTCTGCAGATTTAGAG GATCTGGGCCATGGAAGGTACACAGCCAAGCTGCTAATTCGTGGCTTCACCGAACAAGATGCCATGAAAGAATATCAGCTCGTGGCGGAAAACGAATTTGGTGAAACTCGGTACAGAGTCAAGCTATCGATGCACGATGCTCCACAAG ATGGTGACTCTGAAACAAGCAACCATGACAAAATTCCACCCTCTGAGTTATCAGTGTCTGTTTTTGATGAGACCGAGTCAA ACACACTGAGCGGAGGAGCCGTGGCAGGCATCATCATTGTCctccttgtggtggtggtggctgtggtggcggcAGGCTATGCTCGCTACCGCCAGATGTTTTGCTTCG CTCCAATTGGTTCGCCTGATCTCGAGGAGGCAAAGGACATCCGGGAGGAACA CAGTGACACAGAGAGTGCAAGAGGCCCAGCTGCTGTCCGTCCCATCACACTCAAAGACAGACTTGGGCAGCTCACGCAGGCCTTCAAAAAAACAAAGCCTGATCAG GATGTGAAGTTggatgatcttgaaaagaaatccCTCACCAAAGATAAGATGAACAAGGAAATGGCTAACAAAGAATATAAtccagaggagaaagag CTTTCTGAGGTCACCCACCTACCAGAGGAAACTAACTTTTCCAACACTTACTGCCAAGTTAAATCTCCTTACTATGAGGAAAGCCAAGGAAGACCGCTATCAAATGAGATTCTGCACACT atTAATATCCTTGACGAATAG
- the LOC126983048 gene encoding uncharacterized protein LOC126983048 isoform X1 encodes MCKCSFVLVACLALACLASAQQYGDYDQATGDGAAGTSARSTDSSLIFNHNQIVVNPGDPVNLDCGVRGESRYCIWESDNGQIYQVEDVYGNVYDGLSKPENTVGNECGIVINSADISHHGKWTCKVFVVGNSLLGSKNVVVTIKPTNPVLEIDSQRNLIVNSEEERPVVCSVAAARPAVAIRWYLGDTDITASAENEETPTDTGGIYKSVSTLRRHFQPMDNGKILMCSITHQTLSAPANTSVPVSVVFKPLEKPVTTFYQIQPGSDYDMKFNFSANPEPTKLEWQYGSNLDNPEGSVSIPGIQDRYSADLEDLGHGRYTAKLLIRGFTEQDAMKEYQLVAENEFGETRYRVKLSMHDAPQDGDSETSNHDKIPPSELSVSVFDETESNTLSGGAVAGIIIVLLVVVVAVVAAGYARYRQMFCFAPIGSPDLEEAKDIREEHSDTESARGPAAVRPITLKDRLGQLTQAFKKTKPDQDVKLDDLEKKSLTKDKMNKEMANKEYNPEEKELSEVTHLPEETNFSNTYCQVKSPYYEESQGRPLSNEILHTHPEGTFPEETILPQIKIEQNEFEMKEVVYAELDLSKGEGEKKTEVKADEKTEYAQIVGTITDNREDEKKE; translated from the exons ATGTGCAAGTGTTCCTTTGTGCTCGTGGCCTGCTTGGCGCTGGCCTGCCTCGCCTCGGCTCAACAATACGGCGATTATGACCAAGCTACCGGCGATGGAGCGGCAGGCACCA GCGCTCGGAGTACAGACTCTTCGCTCATCTTCAACCATAACCAGATAGTCGTGAACCCCGGCGACCCCGTCAACCTGGACTGTGGAGTGCGGGGGGAGAGTCGCTACTGCATCTGGGAGAGTGACAACGGCCAGATCTACCAG GTGGAAGACGTGTACGGTAACGTGTATGACGGCCTCAGCAAGCCCGAGAACACGGTGGGCAACGAGTGCGGCATTGTCATCAACTCCGCGGACATCAGCCACCACGGGAAATGGACGTGCAAAGTTTTCGTGGTCGGGAACTCTCTGCTCGGCTCCAAGAACGTGGTAGTCACAA TCAAACCGACAAACCCAGTCCTGGAGATAGACAGCCAGAGGAACCTTATAGTGAACAGCGAGGAGGAGCGGCCCGTGGTGTGCTCGGTGGCGGCGGCGCGGCCAGCAGTGGCCATTCGGTGGTATCTCGGGGACACCGACATCACAGCCTCGGCGGAGAATGAGGAGACTCCAACTGACACAGGG GGCATCTACAAGAGTGTGTCTACCCTAAGAAGGCATTTCCAACCAATGGACAATGGAAAGATACTGATGTGCAGCATCACACACCAGACACTTTCCGCACCCGCTAATACCTCCGTCCCCGTCAGCGTTGTGT TCAAGCCACTTGAGAAGCCAGTTACAACATTCTACCAAATCCAACCTGGTAGTGATTATGACATGAAATTCAACTTCTCTGCAAACCCCGAGCCCACCAAACTGGAGTGGCAATATGGAAGCAATCTCGACAACCCAGAGGGCTCCGTCTCAATTCCTGGTATACAAGATCGCTATTCTGCAGATTTAGAG GATCTGGGCCATGGAAGGTACACAGCCAAGCTGCTAATTCGTGGCTTCACCGAACAAGATGCCATGAAAGAATATCAGCTCGTGGCGGAAAACGAATTTGGTGAAACTCGGTACAGAGTCAAGCTATCGATGCACGATGCTCCACAAG ATGGTGACTCTGAAACAAGCAACCATGACAAAATTCCACCCTCTGAGTTATCAGTGTCTGTTTTTGATGAGACCGAGTCAA ACACACTGAGCGGAGGAGCCGTGGCAGGCATCATCATTGTCctccttgtggtggtggtggctgtggtggcggcAGGCTATGCTCGCTACCGCCAGATGTTTTGCTTCG CTCCAATTGGTTCGCCTGATCTCGAGGAGGCAAAGGACATCCGGGAGGAACA CAGTGACACAGAGAGTGCAAGAGGCCCAGCTGCTGTCCGTCCCATCACACTCAAAGACAGACTTGGGCAGCTCACGCAGGCCTTCAAAAAAACAAAGCCTGATCAG GATGTGAAGTTggatgatcttgaaaagaaatccCTCACCAAAGATAAGATGAACAAGGAAATGGCTAACAAAGAATATAAtccagaggagaaagag CTTTCTGAGGTCACCCACCTACCAGAGGAAACTAACTTTTCCAACACTTACTGCCAAGTTAAATCTCCTTACTATGAGGAAAGCCAAGGAAGACCGCTATCAAATGAGATTCTGCACACT CATCCGGAAGGAACATTTCCTGAAGAAACCATTTTACCACAGATCAAAATAGAACAAAATGAGTTTGAAATGAAAGAG GTTGTCTATGCTGAACTGGACCTTAGTAAGGGGGAAGGTGAGAAGAAAACCGAGGTGAAGGCGGACGAGAAGACTGAATATGCACAGATTGTTGGCACCATCACTGACAACCGggaagacgagaaaaaagaaTAG
- the LOC126983048 gene encoding uncharacterized protein LOC126983048 isoform X9 yields the protein MCKCSFVLVACLALACLASAQQYGDYDQATGDGAAGTSARSTDSSLIFNHNQIVVNPGDPVNLDCGVRGESRYCIWESDNGQIYQVEDVYGNVYDGLSKPENTVGNECGIVINSADISHHGKWTCKVFVVGNSLLGSKNVVVTIKPTNPVLEIDSQRNLIVNSEEERPVVCSVAAARPAVAIRWYLGDTDITASAENEETPTDTGGIYKSVSTLRRHFQPMDNGKILMCSITHQTLSAPANTSVPVSVVFKPLEKPVTTFYQIQPGSDYDMKFNFSANPEPTKLEWQYGSNLDNPEGSVSIPGIQDRYSADLEDLGHGRYTAKLLIRGFTEQDAMKEYQLVAENEFGETRYRVKLSMHDAPQDGDSETSNHDKIPPSELSVSVFDETESNTLSGGAVAGIIIVLLVVVVAVVAAGYARYRQMFCFASRAESKAHIQDPERNETDNGTANDAIKNSTDHVNGKTDNTVANGNGNLEQTQVDEVNNEKKNTDV from the exons ATGTGCAAGTGTTCCTTTGTGCTCGTGGCCTGCTTGGCGCTGGCCTGCCTCGCCTCGGCTCAACAATACGGCGATTATGACCAAGCTACCGGCGATGGAGCGGCAGGCACCA GCGCTCGGAGTACAGACTCTTCGCTCATCTTCAACCATAACCAGATAGTCGTGAACCCCGGCGACCCCGTCAACCTGGACTGTGGAGTGCGGGGGGAGAGTCGCTACTGCATCTGGGAGAGTGACAACGGCCAGATCTACCAG GTGGAAGACGTGTACGGTAACGTGTATGACGGCCTCAGCAAGCCCGAGAACACGGTGGGCAACGAGTGCGGCATTGTCATCAACTCCGCGGACATCAGCCACCACGGGAAATGGACGTGCAAAGTTTTCGTGGTCGGGAACTCTCTGCTCGGCTCCAAGAACGTGGTAGTCACAA TCAAACCGACAAACCCAGTCCTGGAGATAGACAGCCAGAGGAACCTTATAGTGAACAGCGAGGAGGAGCGGCCCGTGGTGTGCTCGGTGGCGGCGGCGCGGCCAGCAGTGGCCATTCGGTGGTATCTCGGGGACACCGACATCACAGCCTCGGCGGAGAATGAGGAGACTCCAACTGACACAGGG GGCATCTACAAGAGTGTGTCTACCCTAAGAAGGCATTTCCAACCAATGGACAATGGAAAGATACTGATGTGCAGCATCACACACCAGACACTTTCCGCACCCGCTAATACCTCCGTCCCCGTCAGCGTTGTGT TCAAGCCACTTGAGAAGCCAGTTACAACATTCTACCAAATCCAACCTGGTAGTGATTATGACATGAAATTCAACTTCTCTGCAAACCCCGAGCCCACCAAACTGGAGTGGCAATATGGAAGCAATCTCGACAACCCAGAGGGCTCCGTCTCAATTCCTGGTATACAAGATCGCTATTCTGCAGATTTAGAG GATCTGGGCCATGGAAGGTACACAGCCAAGCTGCTAATTCGTGGCTTCACCGAACAAGATGCCATGAAAGAATATCAGCTCGTGGCGGAAAACGAATTTGGTGAAACTCGGTACAGAGTCAAGCTATCGATGCACGATGCTCCACAAG ATGGTGACTCTGAAACAAGCAACCATGACAAAATTCCACCCTCTGAGTTATCAGTGTCTGTTTTTGATGAGACCGAGTCAA ACACACTGAGCGGAGGAGCCGTGGCAGGCATCATCATTGTCctccttgtggtggtggtggctgtggtggcggcAGGCTATGCTCGCTACCGCCAGATGTTTTGCTTCG CCTCACGAGCCGAGAGCAAAGCCCACATCCAAGACCCAGAACGCAACGAAACTGACAATGGCACGGCCAACGATGCTATAAAAAACTCCACAGACCACGTTAATGGCAAGACAGACAACACAGTGGCCAATGGCAATGGAAACTTGGAACAGACTCAAGTGGATGAGGtcaacaatgagaaaaagaatacaGATGTGTGA
- the LOC126983048 gene encoding uncharacterized protein LOC126983048 isoform X6 has translation MCKCSFVLVACLALACLASAQQYGDYDQATGDGAAGTSARSTDSSLIFNHNQIVVNPGDPVNLDCGVRGESRYCIWESDNGQIYQVEDVYGNVYDGLSKPENTVGNECGIVINSADISHHGKWTCKVFVVGNSLLGSKNVVVTIKPTNPVLEIDSQRNLIVNSEEERPVVCSVAAARPAVAIRWYLGDTDITASAENEETPTDTGGIYKSVSTLRRHFQPMDNGKILMCSITHQTLSAPANTSVPVSVVFKPLEKPVTTFYQIQPGSDYDMKFNFSANPEPTKLEWQYGSNLDNPEGSVSIPGIQDRYSADLEDLGHGRYTAKLLIRGFTEQDAMKEYQLVAENEFGETRYRVKLSMHDAPQDGDSETSNHDKIPPSELSVSVFDETESNTLSGGAVAGIIIVLLVVVVAVVAAGYARYRQMFCFAPIGSPDLEEAKDIREEHSDTESARGPAAVRPITLKDRLGQLTQAFKKTKPDQDVKLDDLEKKSLTKDKMNKEMANKEYNPEEKEVVYAELDLSKGEGEKKTEVKADEKTEYAQIVGTITDNREDEKKE, from the exons ATGTGCAAGTGTTCCTTTGTGCTCGTGGCCTGCTTGGCGCTGGCCTGCCTCGCCTCGGCTCAACAATACGGCGATTATGACCAAGCTACCGGCGATGGAGCGGCAGGCACCA GCGCTCGGAGTACAGACTCTTCGCTCATCTTCAACCATAACCAGATAGTCGTGAACCCCGGCGACCCCGTCAACCTGGACTGTGGAGTGCGGGGGGAGAGTCGCTACTGCATCTGGGAGAGTGACAACGGCCAGATCTACCAG GTGGAAGACGTGTACGGTAACGTGTATGACGGCCTCAGCAAGCCCGAGAACACGGTGGGCAACGAGTGCGGCATTGTCATCAACTCCGCGGACATCAGCCACCACGGGAAATGGACGTGCAAAGTTTTCGTGGTCGGGAACTCTCTGCTCGGCTCCAAGAACGTGGTAGTCACAA TCAAACCGACAAACCCAGTCCTGGAGATAGACAGCCAGAGGAACCTTATAGTGAACAGCGAGGAGGAGCGGCCCGTGGTGTGCTCGGTGGCGGCGGCGCGGCCAGCAGTGGCCATTCGGTGGTATCTCGGGGACACCGACATCACAGCCTCGGCGGAGAATGAGGAGACTCCAACTGACACAGGG GGCATCTACAAGAGTGTGTCTACCCTAAGAAGGCATTTCCAACCAATGGACAATGGAAAGATACTGATGTGCAGCATCACACACCAGACACTTTCCGCACCCGCTAATACCTCCGTCCCCGTCAGCGTTGTGT TCAAGCCACTTGAGAAGCCAGTTACAACATTCTACCAAATCCAACCTGGTAGTGATTATGACATGAAATTCAACTTCTCTGCAAACCCCGAGCCCACCAAACTGGAGTGGCAATATGGAAGCAATCTCGACAACCCAGAGGGCTCCGTCTCAATTCCTGGTATACAAGATCGCTATTCTGCAGATTTAGAG GATCTGGGCCATGGAAGGTACACAGCCAAGCTGCTAATTCGTGGCTTCACCGAACAAGATGCCATGAAAGAATATCAGCTCGTGGCGGAAAACGAATTTGGTGAAACTCGGTACAGAGTCAAGCTATCGATGCACGATGCTCCACAAG ATGGTGACTCTGAAACAAGCAACCATGACAAAATTCCACCCTCTGAGTTATCAGTGTCTGTTTTTGATGAGACCGAGTCAA ACACACTGAGCGGAGGAGCCGTGGCAGGCATCATCATTGTCctccttgtggtggtggtggctgtggtggcggcAGGCTATGCTCGCTACCGCCAGATGTTTTGCTTCG CTCCAATTGGTTCGCCTGATCTCGAGGAGGCAAAGGACATCCGGGAGGAACA CAGTGACACAGAGAGTGCAAGAGGCCCAGCTGCTGTCCGTCCCATCACACTCAAAGACAGACTTGGGCAGCTCACGCAGGCCTTCAAAAAAACAAAGCCTGATCAG GATGTGAAGTTggatgatcttgaaaagaaatccCTCACCAAAGATAAGATGAACAAGGAAATGGCTAACAAAGAATATAAtccagaggagaaagag GTTGTCTATGCTGAACTGGACCTTAGTAAGGGGGAAGGTGAGAAGAAAACCGAGGTGAAGGCGGACGAGAAGACTGAATATGCACAGATTGTTGGCACCATCACTGACAACCGggaagacgagaaaaaagaaTAG